From the Halichoerus grypus chromosome 3, mHalGry1.hap1.1, whole genome shotgun sequence genome, one window contains:
- the C3H8orf48 gene encoding uncharacterized protein C8orf48 homolog has product MADLSDETLTDEVRSSSAFSSSGGLPPWSPASGSGKTMHLEYRDKQSELSDYQNNEKKFSRKWINYHKGKEANSGQYQSDTKLQTETTRVSDEELNALQSFCAVKINLIHRRANSKEKKRSRHQKPQLRLDAEASEKDALNCTVPDELLNRIYLKNMRTTPKQVATAKQHISSWCPHCNRKRAELAQSAFLRQKKTSLESFLLQEKIDKHLYTKDFLTLIGDAHQEGFPRLSDDPRIIWKRLNEKSQIRYCGFERSDTEQMWQNEKSACHSPFLYYLTKPPTLCKQEIEFTNDNV; this is encoded by the coding sequence ATGGCAGACCTTTCTGACGAGACGCTGACTGATGAGGTACGGAGTTCCAGTGCTTTCAGCTCCTCTGGAGGACTGCCGCCCTGGTCCCCTGCCTCTGGGAGTGGAAAGACTATGCACTTGGAGTATCGAGACAAACAATCTGAGCTTTCAGACtaccaaaataatgaaaagaagttCAGTAGAAAATGGATCAACTATCACAAGGGCAAAGAAGCTAACTCTGGACAATACCAATCAGACACTAAACTTCAAACGGAAACCACTCGGGTATCTGATGAAGAACTGAATGCCCTGCAGTCTTTTTGTGCCGTTAAGATAAACCTGATCCATCGCAGAGCAAACtctaaggagaaaaagaggagcaGACACCAAAAGCCACAGCTTAGGTTGGATGCAGAGGCTTCAGAGAAAGATGCCTTAAACTGTACCGTCCCTGATGAACTTTTGAACAGAATCTACCTAAAAAACATGAGGACAACCCCAAAACAGGTGGCGACAGCTAAGCAACACATTTCTTCTTGGTGTCCCCATTGCAACAGAAAAAGAGCAGAACTGGCCCAATCTGCCTTTCTGCGACAGAAGAAGACTTCACTGGAGTCATTTCTACTCCAAGAGAAGATAGACAAACACCTTTATACCAAAGACTTTCTTACCCTTATTGGAGATGCACATCAGGAGGGTTTTCCCAGGCTTTCAGATGACCCCAGAATAATCTGGAAAAGACTGAATGAGAAAAGTCAGATCAGATACTGTGGTTTTGAAAGGTCAGATACAGAGCAGATGTGGCAGAATGAAAAAAGCGCTTGCCACTCACCTTTTCTCTACTACTTGACCAAGCCACCTACTCTCTGCAAACAGGAGATAGAGTTTACCAATGATAATGTGTAA